In Opisthocomus hoazin isolate bOpiHoa1 chromosome 17, bOpiHoa1.hap1, whole genome shotgun sequence, one DNA window encodes the following:
- the MFSD2A gene encoding sodium-dependent lysophosphatidylcholine symporter 1 isoform X2, translating to MVGFFISKTSWTRFGRLMPWIIFSTPFAVISYFLIWFVPNISRGQVMWYLVFYCVFQTLVTCFHVPYSALTMFISREQSERDSATAYRMTVEVLGTVLGTAIQGQIVGKVVTPCIESPFFIGKTNSSVAMEELNMTHDTGSLTDTRNAYMIAAGVIGGLYILCAVILSVGVREKRESSELQPDEPVSFFQGLKLVMNHGAYIKLIAGFLFTSLAFMLLEGNFALFCTYTLGFRNEFQNILLAIMLSATLTIPLWQWFLTRFGKKTAVYVGISSAIPFLIMVAVLDSNLIVTYIVAVAAGISVAAAFLLPWSMLPDVVDDFKLQHPNSHGHEAIFFSFYVFFTKFTSGVSLGISTLSLDFAGYQTRGCSQPSEVNFTLKMLVSAVPVGLILLGLLLFKLYPIDEEKRRKNKKALQDLREESNSSSDSDNTELASIV from the exons ATGGTGGGCTTCTTCATCAGCAAAACATCATGGACCCGCTTTGGCCGCCTGATGCCCTG GATCATCTTCTCCACCCCGTTTGCTGTCATCTCCTACTTCCTCATCTGGTTTGTGCCGAACATCTCCAGAGGTCAAGTGATGTGGTACCTCGTCTTCTACTGCGTCTTCCAGACCCTCGTGACG TGTTTCCACGTGCCCTACTCGGCGCTGACCATGTTCATCAGCAGGGAGCAGAGTGAGCGGGACTCGGCCACTGCTTACC GTATGACGGTGGAAGTGCTGGGCACTGTGTTGGGCACCGCCATCCAGGGCCAGATCGTGGGCAAGGTGGTTACTCCCTGCATCGAGAGCCCTTTCTTCATCGGCAAGACCAACTCCTCAGTGGCCATGGAGGAGCTAAACATGACCCACGACACCGGGTCGCTCACGGACACG AGAAATGCCTACATGATCGCTGCGGGGGTCATCGGGGGACTCTACATCCTCTGTGCCGTGATCCTGTCGGTGGGCGTGCGGGAGAAGAGAG AGTCCTCTGAGCTCCAGCCGGATGAGCCCGTCTCCTTCTTCCAGGGGCTGAAGCTGGTGATGAACCACGGTGCCTACATCAAGCTCATCGCCGGCTTCCTCTTCACCTCGCTGGCCTTCATG CTGCTGGAGGGCAACTTTGCCCTCTTCTGCACCTACACCCTGGGCTTCCGCAACGAGTTCCAGAACATCCTCCTGGCCATCATG CTCTCAGCCACCTTGACCATTCCCCTCTGGCAGTGGTTCCTTACCCGCTTTGGGAAGAAGACAGCTGTCTACGTGGGCATCTCG TCTGCCATCCCCTTCCTCATCATGGTGGCTGTCCTGGACAGTAACCTCATCGTCACCTACATCGTGGCCGTTGCAGCTGGGATCAGCGTCgcagctgccttcctcctgccctg GTCCATGCTCCCAGACGTCGTAGATGACTTCAAGCTGCAGCACCCCAATTCCCACGGCCATGAAGCTATCTTCTTCTCCTTCTACGTCTTCTTCACGAAGTTCACCTCTGGGGTCTCCCTGGGCATCTCCACGCTCAGTTTAGA CTTTGCAGGGTACCAGAcccggggctgctcccagcccagcgaGGTGAACTTCACGCTGAAGATGCTGGTGTCGGCCGTGCCCGTGGGGCTGATCCTGCTGGGCCTGCTCCTGTTCAAGCTGTACCCCATCGACGAGGAGAAGCggaggaaaaacaagaaagccCTGCAGGACTTAAG GGAGGAGAGCAACAGCAGCTCGGACTCGGACAACACAGAACTGGCCAGCATCGTGTGA